CGAGACCTCGGCCTGAGGCACGTAGAAGCGCACCCGCACCCGGCCGTCGGCCAGCAAGGCCACCACCGGCTGGTTGGCCGCCGCCCATTCGCCGGGCTGGTAGAAGACGTCCTGCACCCGCGCCGCCGTCGGGGCCTTGGGGCTGATCTGGTCCAGCCGATCCTGGGCGGCCGCCAGTTGGTCGCGGGCCGCGGCGGCCTGGCTCTCGGCGGCGCGGATCGCGTCGGGTCGCGCGCCCAGCGTGCCGACCCGGCGTTGCTGCTCCACCGTGCGGACATTGGCCTGGGCGGTCTTCAGCGCGGCCTTGGCCTGGTCCAGGCGAGCGGGGGCGTAGATGCCCTTGGCCGCCAGCGGCGCGATGCGGTTGTAGTCGGCCTGGGCCTCGGCGAGAGCGGCGGCGGCTGCGGCGCGCTGGGCGTCGTAGACCGCCAGTTCGTCCGGCCGCTGGCCCTTGGCGGCGTCCTGCGCCTGCGATGCGGCGGCGGCGGCCTGGGACGCGGCCTGATCGCGGGCGGCCACCAGCTGGGCGGCGTCCAGGGCGAACAGCGGCTGGCCGGCCACCACCCGCTGGCCGCGCTGCACCGACACCGTGCTGACCGGCCCGGCCGTCGAGGCGGCCACATACAGCGTCTCGCCCTCGACATAGCCCGACAGTCGCCGGGGATGGGCCGCGCCAGGTCCCCAGATCCGCCAGGCGGCGAACCCGACCAGGCCGACGGCCGCGACGGCCAGGACGATGCGAACCTGAGGCTTCATGCGGCCCCCTCCCCGGTTTCGACCAGCATGCCGTGCAGCACCACCTCGGCGTGCTGGGCCAGCAGCGCCTTCAGGTCGACCGGCTCGGCCCCGATCGGCGCGAACACCTCGCGCCACAAGACACCCAGCAGCAAAGGCCCGGCCAGGCTGAACACATAGAGCCGGGGATCGCCGGGCCGCACCTCGCCGCGCGCCTGGGCGGCGGCCACCGCCCCGCCCACCGCGTCCAGCATCTTCAGGATGACGTCCTCGTGCCAGACCTTGGCCAGCTCCGGGAAATTGCGCGACTCGCCAATGACCATCTTGGCCACCGCCCCCAGCCGCCCCTCGGTCATGACCTCGGCGATGCGGGCGAAGACCAGGCGGATCAGCTCGCCGAACGGCAGCTGGCTCTGGCTTACGAAACCGGCCACCGCCGCCAGGTTCGGGGCGATCGTCTCGCGAACCACCGCCCGGAACAGGTCCTGCTTGGTCTCGAAATAGAGATAGAGCGCGCCCTTCGACACCCCGGCCCGGGCGGCGATGTCGTCCAGCCGCGCGGCCGCGAAGCCCTTCTCGGAAAATACGATCAAGGCCGCCGCGATGATCTCGCCAGGGCGGGCCTCGCTGCGTCGTCGCCACTTGGGTTGACCGGGCTGCATGGGTGCTCAATATATAACTGACGAGTTAGTTATATACAAAAGCAGCCAATCTTCAACCCTCTCCCAGGGGGAGAGGGAGGGACCCGCCGCGCAGCGGTGGGAGGGTGAGGGAGTAAAGCGTCAGACGGCGTGCCGGCAGGGTGTTCGTGTGAAATCGGCGAGAGCGTAACCCCTCACCCTCCCACGACTTCGTCGCGGGCCCCTCCCTCTCCCGCTGGGAGAGGGTCTAGATCTTCGCCGCGTCCCGCAGCCGCTTGCGCTTGCCGCCCAGGGCGTCCGGCCGGTTCAGCACCTTGCGGTATTCGTCGCGGCGCTCGTGGATCGAGGCGATGACCAGGCCCATGGGCACGCCGATGTCGACCAGCACCGCTTCGGACAGCTGCAGCGAGGCCTCGATGGTCTCGGGCACGGCGTCGGTGGCGCCCAGTTCGTAGAGGCGCGCGGCGTGGCGAGCGTCGCGGGCCCGGGCGACGATGGTCAGGTCGGGACGATGGCCACGCGCGACGGCGACCACCGCCTCGGCGGCCTCCGGCGAGTCCATGGTCACCACCACCGCCCGGGCGTGGTCGAGACCGCAGCGCTCCAGCAGTTCCACCCGCGAGGCGTCGCCGAAATAGACGCGGTGGCCGGCCCGGCGGCCTTGCTGGACGAAGCCGGGATCGCGATCGATGGCGATCCACGGCAGCTCGTGGCGGTCCAGCATGTCGCCGACCAGCCGGCCGACCCGGCCATAGCCGACCACCAGCACCCGGCCCGCCGGCTCCTCGCTCTGCAGGCCCACCAGATCGGGCGCCTCGCTGATCGGGGCCGCCGCCTTCTTGGCCAGCCGTCCGCCGATCCCTGACAAGAGCGGGATCAGGAACATGGTCAGGGTGGCGGCCACCAGCACGGCCTGGCCGATCTGGTCGGAGACCACGCTGGCGCCCATGGCGTTGTCCAGGATCACGAAGGCGAACTCGCCGCCGGCCGCCAGGGTCAGGGCCGCCTCGATCGCGGCGCGGGTCGACAGGCCAAACAGCCGCCCCAGCCCCATGACCATCACGCCCTTGACCACCACCAGCCCCACCGCGACGCCCAGCACCAGGATCGGCTGGGCCACCAGCAGCGACAGGTCCAGGCGGATGCCCAGCGACACGAAGAACAGGCTGAGCAGCAGGCCCTTGAACGGCTCGATCTTGACCTCGACCTCGTGGCGATACTCGGTCTCGGCCAACAGGATGCCGGCCACGAAGGCGCCAAGCGCCATCGACAGGCCCGACAGCGACGCCACCAGGCCCGCGCCGATGATCACCAGCAGGCAGGCGGCCATGAACATCTCTTCGCTCTTGGCCTTGGCGACCGAGCGCATCATGGGCCGCAGCGCCAGGCGGCCGAACAGCACGATGATCCCCAGGCCGATCACCGCCGGACCCAGCGCCACCAGGTCGCGCAGGCTGAACGTCCCGTCGCCGCGCCCCAGGATCGCCAGGGTGATCAGGATCGGGGCCACCGCCAGGTCCTGGAACAGCAGCACCGAGAAGGTCGCCCGTCCGCCCTCGGCGTGTAGGCGCTTGCGCTCGACCAGCACCGGCACGGCGATGGCCGTGGACGACAGGGTCAGGGCCGCGCCGATGGCCAGGGCCGCCACCGGCTGCTGGCCGAACGCCATGGCGATCGCGCCCAGGGCCAGCGAGCAGCCGATCATCTGCAGGGCGCCCAGGCCGAACACCAGCTTGCGCATCAGCCGCAGCCGCTCCCACGACAGCTCCAGCCCGATCATGAACAGCAGGAACACCACCCCGAACTCGGCCAGCTGGGCGATTTCCTGGGGGTTGTCGACGGTGACGTAGTCCAGCCACGGGAAGCTGTGGCTCAGCGCGCCCAGGCCGAACGGACCCAGGATCACGCCGGCGATCAGGAAGCCCAGGATGGGGTTCAGCTTCAGCCGCTTGAATAGCGGCGCGACGATGCCCGCCGTGGCCAGGAACAGCACCAGGTCCTTGTAGTCCGCCGGCGATATCGCGTGATCCACGTGGTCGAGCCCCCTCTTTTCGTATCGTCCTAGCTGGCCAGTTTCAGCCGCACGCCCGCCCCGGCCTCGTCGGGCGCGATCAGCGCGACGCCCCCGGTCTCAAGCGCGTCGATCAGCAGGCGTTCGGTGCTATGGTGCAGGGCGTGGCGCTCGGTCTCGAAGTCCTTGACCGTGCTGCGCGAGACGCCGGCCTTGTCGGCCAGGTCGCCCTGCGACCAGCCCAGCAGGCCGCGGGCGCCGCGACATTGGGCCGGCAGGAGAATTTTTGCGTGGGGCATCTGGCGCTCCCGGGCATCTTCACCCATATTGGTTGAGTACGCCCGAAAATGTTGACCGTCAAGGAGCGCCTTTGCACCATACATCCCTGATCGCCACCATCGTCGCCGGCCTGGGCCTGGCCTTCGTGTTCGGCGCCATCGCCAACCGTTTCAAGCTGCCCGTGCTGGTCGGCTACCTGGTGGCTGGCGTGGTCGTCGGCCCGTTCACCCCCGGCTATGTGGCCGATACCGAGCTGGCGCCGCAGCTGGCCGAGATCGGGGTGATCCTGCTGATGTTCGGGGTGGGGCTGCACTTCTCGGTCAAGGACCTGATGGCGGTGCGCAAGATCGCCATTCCGGGCGCCGTGGTGCAGATCCTGGCCGCCACGGCCATGGGGATCGGCCTGGCCCACCTGCTGGGCTGGACCCTGGGCGCTGGGATCGTGTTCGGCCTGGCCCTGTCGGTGGCCTCGACCGTGGTGCTGCTACGCGCCCTGCAGGAGCGGCGGCTGATCGAGACCGATCGCGGCCGCATCGCCGTCGGCTGGCTGATCGTCGAGGACCTGGCCATGGTGCTGGCCCTGGTGCTGCTGCCGGCCCTGTCGGGAATCCTGGGCGGCGAGGCCCCTCCTCCCGGCCCCGGCGGCCTCTTCGGCGCCTTCGCCATGACCATCGGCAAGGTCGCCGCCTTCGTGGCCCTGATGCTGATCGTCGGCCGCCGGGTGATCCCGTGGATTCTGCACCGCATCGCCCACACCGGCTCGCGCGAGCTGTTCCGCCTGGCGGTGCTGGCTATCGCGCTTGGAGTCGCGTTTGGCTCGGCCGCGCTGTTCGGCGTCTCGTTCGCCCTGGGCGCCTTCTTCGCCGGCATGATCATGGCCGAGAGCGAGCTTTCCCAACAGGCCGCCAACGAGACCCTGCCGCTGCGCGACGCCTTCGCGGTGCTGTTCTTCGTGTCGATCGGCATGCTGTTCAACTGGTCGGTCGTGCTGCGCGAGCCCCTGGCCGTGCTGGCCACCCTGGCCATCATCGTGATCGGCAAGTCGCTGGCCGCCTGGCTGATCGTCGTGGCGTTCAAGCGTCCGCAGAGCGTGGCCCTGACCATCTCGGCGAGTCTCGCCCAGATCGGCGAGTTCTCGTTCATCCTGGCCAGCCTGGGCGTGTCGCTGAAGCTGCTGCCCAAGGACGGCCAGGACCTGATCCTGGCCGGGGCCATCCTGTCGATCCTGATCAACCCGCTGCTGTTCGCCGTGCTCGACAAGGTCCTGCCCCGGCTGGTCGGCCGCAAGGGCGAGCCCGTCGCCCCGGCGGTCGCCGCCAAGCCGCACGGCGTGCTGGTCGGCTATGGCCGGGTCGGCAAGCTGGTGGCCGAGGGGCTGAAGGGCCGCATGCCGCTGGTGGTGATCGAGGACGAGGGCGAGCGGGCCGACGAGCTGCGGGCCGGCGGCTTCGAGGTGATCCAGGGCAACGCCGTGCGCCCCGAGGTGCTGCTCCAGGCCGGCCTGGCCGAGGCCACCCACCTGTTCGTCGCCGTGCCCAGCCCGTTCGAGGCCGCCCGGATCATCGAACAGGCCAAGGCCGCCAATCCCAAGGCCAAGATCATCGCGCGGGCCTATACCGACGCCGATGTCGTCCTGCTGACCCAGACGGGCGCCACCCACGCCCTGATCGGCGAACAGGAGATCGCGCGCGGGATGCTGGCCCTGGCGCCGAAGAAGGCTCCGCCGCCGGCGACCGCGCACTAATTTATCTTTATTCTAGAAGGCCGGGACCCAGGCCGAGTCTCCGGACAGGGCGCCGCGCCACACCCCGTCGAGGCCGCTTGGGTCCCGGCCTTCGCCGGGATGTTGGACGTGTAGGGGGCGAGCCAATCTAAAGCGTCGCATTGACCGGCCCCGCATCCCGGCTTACGCAACGCCCATCATGAGCCCCCGCCGCGCCCAGACCCGGACGACCTGGCCCATCGCCTTGCTGGCGATGCTGGCCCTGCTCGTCCAGGCGCTGATGCCGGCCGCGGCCATGGCCCACGACGCCGCCGGCCAGGCGGTGATGATCTGCACCGCCGACGGGGCCAAGACCGTCCAGGTCGCGGGCGACGTGATCGGCAAGAAGGATCCCGCCCCTTCCAATAAGGGTTTCGCCGGCCTGCCCTGCGCCCAGTGCGTGGCGGTCAGTTTGGCCACGACCACGCCGCCGGACATCGCCGTCGCCCCGGTGCTCTACGCCGTCCGCATCGCCCCCGCGCCCCGCGCCGCCCTGACCGGCGTCGCCCTGGCCCGCGCGCCCCCGCGTCCGCCCGGACAGGGACCACCGACCGCCTGATCGCCTGACCTTCGTCTCGCGCGTTACGGCCTCACGCCGACGCGCGTCGTCATGCCTTCAGACATCGGATTTTCCATGCCGCCCTCCTTCCGCCTGGCCCTGCTGGCCGGCGCCGCGCTCTGCCTCCTGTCGTCCGCCGCCTTCGCCGAGGGCGACGACCAACGCACCGCCGTCGACTCGGTCATCGTCACCGCCCGCTCCAATCCCGAGGACCCGCCAGTCGTCGCCGCCGCCCGCCGGCGCCTGTCGGAAACCCCCGGCGGCGTGTCGGTGATCTCCCAGGAATCCTACATCGGCCGCGAGGCCCTGGCCCTGGACGACATGCTGCGCGACGCCCCCGGCGTCTACGCCCAGCGCAAGTGGGGCGGGGACGTGCGCATCTCGATCCGGGGCTCGGGCATCGGCAACGCCAACCACAATCGCGGCCTGCTGCTGGCCCAGGACGGCGTGCCGTTGAACGAGGCCGACGGCTATGGCGACAGCCAGATCGCCGACCCGCTCAACACCCGCTACGCCGAGGTCTATCGCGGCGGCAACGCCCTGCGCTTCGGCGGGGCCCTGCTGGGCGGGGCGATCAACATGGTCACGCCGACAGGTCGAGACGCCGGGTTCGACAACCAGGTCCGCGTGGACGGCGGCTCCTACGGTCTGTTCCGCGAGCACATCGCCCTGGCCCGCCAATCTGGAGACTGGGACGTCTACGCCGCCGCCACCAACCAGACCGCCCAGGGCTGGCGCTCCCAGAGCCAGCAGAACATCCAGTTCGGGTCTCTGAACATCGGCCGATCGTTCGGCCAGGACCGCGAGGTCCGCGTCATCGTCAACGGCTCCAACATCAACCAGGAGATCCCCGGCGCTCTGACCCTGGCCCAGTTCCAGGCCGATCCGCGCCAGACCGCCGCGGCCAACGCCAACGGCGACCAGGGTCGCAACCAGCGCGGCGTGCGCGGTTCGCTGGCTACGACCTGGCGCCTGAACGAGACCCTGGTCTTCCAGGGCGCGGTCTACGGCGTGTGGAAGGACCTGGACCACCCGATCTTCCAGGTCATCGACCAGCAGAGCCGCAACTACGGCGCCTTCGGCCGCTTCGACTGGGACGGCCAGATCGGCGGCAAGCGGGCCGACGCCTTCTTCGGCGCCTGGTACCGCACCGGCGACATGGACTCCAACTTCTACGTCAACAATCGCGGGGCCCGGGGCGCGCCGACCTCGCGCACCCTGCAGAACGCCAAGGCCGTCGACGTCTTCGGCGAAGGGCGCTTCTTCGTCACCGATCGCGTCGCCCTCGTGGCCGGCGCGACCTGGGGCCAGGCCGAGCGCGACTACACCAGCTTCGCCATCCCAGGCGTGGCCAGCACGTTCAACCTCAAGGCCGACAAGACCTATGACTGGATCTCGCCGCGCGTCGGCCTGCTGTGGCAGGACGAGGCCGGCGACCAGGTCTTCGCCAACCTGACCCGCTCGGTCGAGCCGCCGAATCTGGGTTCGATGTCGCCGACCAACACCGGCTTCGCCCCCGTCCAGGCCCAGGACGCCTGGACCGGCGAGATCGGCGCGCGCGGTCATCGCGGCCCCTTCACCTACGACCTGACCGTCTACCGCGCGAACCTGAAGAAGGAGATGCTGCAGTACACGGTGAACGCCTCGATCCCGGCCTCGACCTTCAACGCCGACAAGACCGTCCACCAGGGGATCGAAGCGGCGCTGGACTGGGCCGTGGCCCCGCATTGGCGCCTGCGCCAGACCTGGACCTATTCGGACTTCCGCTTCGACGGCGACGTCCAGTTCGGCGACAACCGCCTGCCGATCGTGCCCAAGAACTTCTACCGCTCGGAAGTCCGCTACGACGACCCGCGCGGCTGGTTCGTGGCCCCGTCGGTCGAATGGTCGGCCACCGATCAGTGGATCGACTACGCCAACACCAAGGCCGCTCCCGGCTACGCGATCGTGAACCTGAACGCCGGCTGGAAGGTCACCCCGGCGGTCTTGTTGTTCGTCGACGCGCGGAACCTGGCCGACAAGGCCTATGTCTCCAACACCCAGGCGGCGATCACCTGGACCGCCGCCACCGCCACGCTCTGGCCGGGCGACGGCCGTTCGGTGTTCGGCGGCGTCACGGTCGATTTCTGAGGGAGAAGGACGTCATGAAAGCTCCGCTGATCGCCTTGGTGGCCCTGCTGGCCACGCCCGCCGCCGCCCACGTCGTCGCCGTTCCGGGCGAGGCCAAGGCCGGCTCGTTCTCCGCCGTCGCCTTCCGCGTGGGCCACGCCTGCACGGCCGGCGACGCCACCCTGAAGCTGCGGGTCGAGATCCCCGACGGCGTCGCCTCGGCCCGCCCCCAGCCCAAGCCGGGCTGGACCGTCGACATCGAGAAGGAGGGTGATCGCGCCACGGCGATCACCTGGACTGGCCGCCTGCCCGATGACCAGTTCGACGACTTCGCCTTGCTGATGAAGCTGCCGCCTCAGCCCGGCCCGCTGGTCTTCCCGGCGATCCAGACCTGCGAGAAGGGCGAGAGCCAGTGGACCGAGATCCCCGATCCCGAGCGCCCCGACGAGAAGCTGACCCGCCCCGCGCCGACCGTGCGCCTGACCCCCGCCGTCGCCGAACAAATGCCCGCCATGCCCGGCATGAAGCACTGAGAGACCCGCCATGAACCGCTTAGCCCTCGTAGCCGTAGCCGCCCTGACCCTTTCCGCCCCAGCCTTCGCCGGCGACTACCGCGCCGGCGGGATCGAGGTCCGCCGCCCGTGGACCCGCCCCGCCCAGGCCGGCATGAACGGGGTCGGCTATCTGACCGTGACCAATGTCGGGACGAAACCCGCCAAGCTGCTGTCGGTGGAAAGCCCGGCCGCCAAGTCGGTGACGATCCACCAGAGCAGCATGGCCAATGGCGTCTCCTCGATGCGGGCCGTGACCGGCGGCCTGACGATCGCCCCCGGCGCGACGATCGCCTTCGCCCCCGGCGGCTATCACCTGATGCTGATGGGCCTGACCAGCGCCCAGGCCCTGGGCGGCAAGGTCCCGCTGACCCTGGTGTTCGACGGCGGCCGCAAGCTGCGCATCGACCTGTCGGTGGAGGCCGGCGCGCCGAAAGCTGATCCGATGACCGGGATGCACATGGATCACTGAGGGGGCG
The window above is part of the Caulobacter soli genome. Proteins encoded here:
- a CDS encoding HlyD family secretion protein; this encodes MKPQVRIVLAVAAVGLVGFAAWRIWGPGAAHPRRLSGYVEGETLYVAASTAGPVSTVSVQRGQRVVAGQPLFALDAAQLVAARDQAASQAAAAASQAQDAAKGQRPDELAVYDAQRAAAAAALAEAQADYNRIAPLAAKGIYAPARLDQAKAALKTAQANVRTVEQQRRVGTLGARPDAIRAAESQAAAARDQLAAAQDRLDQISPKAPTAARVQDVFYQPGEWAAANQPVVALLADGRVRVRFYVPQAEVSLYQPGARIAFECDGCKGGLGARINFVSPRAEFTPPVIYSRDARDRLVFLVEALPDHPADLPPGLPIDVVPLRGPAK
- a CDS encoding TetR/AcrR family transcriptional regulator, with protein sequence MQPGQPKWRRRSEARPGEIIAAALIVFSEKGFAAARLDDIAARAGVSKGALYLYFETKQDLFRAVVRETIAPNLAAVAGFVSQSQLPFGELIRLVFARIAEVMTEGRLGAVAKMVIGESRNFPELAKVWHEDVILKMLDAVGGAVAAAQARGEVRPGDPRLYVFSLAGPLLLGVLWREVFAPIGAEPVDLKALLAQHAEVVLHGMLVETGEGAA
- a CDS encoding cation:proton antiporter gives rise to the protein MDHAISPADYKDLVLFLATAGIVAPLFKRLKLNPILGFLIAGVILGPFGLGALSHSFPWLDYVTVDNPQEIAQLAEFGVVFLLFMIGLELSWERLRLMRKLVFGLGALQMIGCSLALGAIAMAFGQQPVAALAIGAALTLSSTAIAVPVLVERKRLHAEGGRATFSVLLFQDLAVAPILITLAILGRGDGTFSLRDLVALGPAVIGLGIIVLFGRLALRPMMRSVAKAKSEEMFMAACLLVIIGAGLVASLSGLSMALGAFVAGILLAETEYRHEVEVKIEPFKGLLLSLFFVSLGIRLDLSLLVAQPILVLGVAVGLVVVKGVMVMGLGRLFGLSTRAAIEAALTLAAGGEFAFVILDNAMGASVVSDQIGQAVLVAATLTMFLIPLLSGIGGRLAKKAAAPISEAPDLVGLQSEEPAGRVLVVGYGRVGRLVGDMLDRHELPWIAIDRDPGFVQQGRRAGHRVYFGDASRVELLERCGLDHARAVVVTMDSPEAAEAVVAVARGHRPDLTIVARARDARHAARLYELGATDAVPETIEASLQLSEAVLVDIGVPMGLVIASIHERRDEYRKVLNRPDALGGKRKRLRDAAKI
- a CDS encoding helix-turn-helix transcriptional regulator — translated: MPHAKILLPAQCRGARGLLGWSQGDLADKAGVSRSTVKDFETERHALHHSTERLLIDALETGGVALIAPDEAGAGVRLKLAS
- the ybaL gene encoding YbaL family putative K(+) efflux transporter; translation: MHHTSLIATIVAGLGLAFVFGAIANRFKLPVLVGYLVAGVVVGPFTPGYVADTELAPQLAEIGVILLMFGVGLHFSVKDLMAVRKIAIPGAVVQILAATAMGIGLAHLLGWTLGAGIVFGLALSVASTVVLLRALQERRLIETDRGRIAVGWLIVEDLAMVLALVLLPALSGILGGEAPPPGPGGLFGAFAMTIGKVAAFVALMLIVGRRVIPWILHRIAHTGSRELFRLAVLAIALGVAFGSAALFGVSFALGAFFAGMIMAESELSQQAANETLPLRDAFAVLFFVSIGMLFNWSVVLREPLAVLATLAIIVIGKSLAAWLIVVAFKRPQSVALTISASLAQIGEFSFILASLGVSLKLLPKDGQDLILAGAILSILINPLLFAVLDKVLPRLVGRKGEPVAPAVAAKPHGVLVGYGRVGKLVAEGLKGRMPLVVIEDEGERADELRAGGFEVIQGNAVRPEVLLQAGLAEATHLFVAVPSPFEAARIIEQAKAANPKAKIIARAYTDADVVLLTQTGATHALIGEQEIARGMLALAPKKAPPPATAH
- a CDS encoding DUF2946 family protein translates to MSPRRAQTRTTWPIALLAMLALLVQALMPAAAMAHDAAGQAVMICTADGAKTVQVAGDVIGKKDPAPSNKGFAGLPCAQCVAVSLATTTPPDIAVAPVLYAVRIAPAPRAALTGVALARAPPRPPGQGPPTA
- a CDS encoding TonB-dependent receptor family protein, translating into MPPSFRLALLAGAALCLLSSAAFAEGDDQRTAVDSVIVTARSNPEDPPVVAAARRRLSETPGGVSVISQESYIGREALALDDMLRDAPGVYAQRKWGGDVRISIRGSGIGNANHNRGLLLAQDGVPLNEADGYGDSQIADPLNTRYAEVYRGGNALRFGGALLGGAINMVTPTGRDAGFDNQVRVDGGSYGLFREHIALARQSGDWDVYAAATNQTAQGWRSQSQQNIQFGSLNIGRSFGQDREVRVIVNGSNINQEIPGALTLAQFQADPRQTAAANANGDQGRNQRGVRGSLATTWRLNETLVFQGAVYGVWKDLDHPIFQVIDQQSRNYGAFGRFDWDGQIGGKRADAFFGAWYRTGDMDSNFYVNNRGARGAPTSRTLQNAKAVDVFGEGRFFVTDRVALVAGATWGQAERDYTSFAIPGVASTFNLKADKTYDWISPRVGLLWQDEAGDQVFANLTRSVEPPNLGSMSPTNTGFAPVQAQDAWTGEIGARGHRGPFTYDLTVYRANLKKEMLQYTVNASIPASTFNADKTVHQGIEAALDWAVAPHWRLRQTWTYSDFRFDGDVQFGDNRLPIVPKNFYRSEVRYDDPRGWFVAPSVEWSATDQWIDYANTKAAPGYAIVNLNAGWKVTPAVLLFVDARNLADKAYVSNTQAAITWTAATATLWPGDGRSVFGGVTVDF
- a CDS encoding YcnI family protein, with the translated sequence MKAPLIALVALLATPAAAHVVAVPGEAKAGSFSAVAFRVGHACTAGDATLKLRVEIPDGVASARPQPKPGWTVDIEKEGDRATAITWTGRLPDDQFDDFALLMKLPPQPGPLVFPAIQTCEKGESQWTEIPDPERPDEKLTRPAPTVRLTPAVAEQMPAMPGMKH
- a CDS encoding copper chaperone PCu(A)C produces the protein MNRLALVAVAALTLSAPAFAGDYRAGGIEVRRPWTRPAQAGMNGVGYLTVTNVGTKPAKLLSVESPAAKSVTIHQSSMANGVSSMRAVTGGLTIAPGATIAFAPGGYHLMLMGLTSAQALGGKVPLTLVFDGGRKLRIDLSVEAGAPKADPMTGMHMDH